CACCTGGGAATGGATCGCGAGAATATACTCGCCGAGAAGACCCATAAAAAAAAGCTGGAAACCAGCGAAAAAAAACAGAGAAACAGTCAGCAGTGGAATCCCGGGCGGCGCCAATTCCCTGTAGTAGATCAAATTGATAATCAACATAATCAAAGCGACCAGGATGCTGAGTGACGCCAGAGCAAACCCGGCAAACAGCGCGATCCGGATGGGCATCATACTAAAAGAAATGAGACCATTCAACCCATCTTCAATCAGCGAAGACGCCGATGACTTGGACAAACCGCGGCCGCGCTTCTTCCAGGTATAGGACACGCCAATCGAATCAAAACCACAATAGGCAATCATCCCTCGCAAATAGGGAAAGTGGTCGTCAAAAGCGCGGAGATTCTCCACCACAACGCGATCAATCAACTGAAACTCCCCGGCATTTTGGGGAATCTCAAAAGGCGACCAGTGATTGACCAGCCTGTAAAACCACCGACGCATAGTACGCATCGGCCACGACTCCTCCCGATTGGCGCGAATACCATAGACCACCTTATATCCATCTTCCCAATGCTGGACAAAAGTGGGCAAAAGATCAGGGGGATCCTGCAGATCAGCCGGCAAAAACGGCACCACAGCATCCCCGCCAACAGCCATCGTGCCATTGAACAGATTGCGAAAAGCCCCGAAATTCCGCGAATTGGCAATCACCCGCACATTGGAATCGGCACCGGCAATAGCGCGCAATCGCTCAAGCGTGGCATCCGTAGAACAATTGTCACAAAAAAGGTGTTCATAGTCATAATCAGACAGAGGACCTGCAAACAGGGCTTTCACCGTCGCATGGCACTCGGCCACGGTCTCTTCCTCATTGTAGCAAGGCGTGACAATGCCAATTTTTTTTCTCGCCGTCATAGCACATGTCCTCAAACGCGCACAAAATCGGCAATCACTTCGAGCATATAATCGATATGGGCATCGTCCAGACCGGGATAAACGCCAACCCAGAACGTCCGATCCATAACAACATCCGCATTGCCCAGATCGCCGACAACCCGGTATTCCCTGCCACGCATATAGGGTTGATGCACCAGATTGCCGCCAAAGAGAAAACGAGTACCTATTCGCCGCGCATTTAGATGCCGCACCAGTTCGTCGCGGGAAAAAGACGCGCCATCGCGCACGGTAAGAGGCAATCCGAACCAGGACGGTTCGCTGCCCGGCGTCGCTTCGGGCAAAATAAAACAGTCTTGAAACTCAGCGAGACCGCGCAACAACCGTTCCGCATTGTGCTGCCGCTTCTCGAGAAACCCGTCCAGATGAGAAAGCTGTGCCACCCCAACAGCAGCCTGCATATCCGTAATCTTCAAATTAAAACCGAGATGTGAGTAAATGTACTTATGGTCAAACCCATACGGCAGATTGCCGAGTTGCCAATCAAACCGACGACCACAAGTATTGTCCATACCCGGCGCGCAAAAACAATCCCTGCCCCAGTCGCGAATCGACTCCATAGCCCGGCGCAAAATGGCTCTATTAGTAAATACAGCACCACCCTCGCCCATCGTAATGTGATGCGCCGGATAAAAACTCAGCGTCCCAATAGCCCCAAAAGTACCCACAAGCCGACCGTCATAGCGCGCGCCGAGCGCGTCGCAACAATCTTCGATCACAAACAAATCGTGGCGATCAGCGACCTCCATCACGCGCCCCAGATCAAATGGATTCCCGAGCGTATGCGCCAGCACGATCGCCCTGGTCTTATCGGTAACAGCTTCCTCCAGCCCTGAAGGATCAATATTATAAGTAGGAATATCCACATCGACAAAAACCGGCACCATACCATATAACATGATGGGATTCACCGTCGTCGGAAACCCGGTCGCACACGTAATGACCTCATCGCCCGCCCGCAGTGCGCGATCCCTGAGCAAATGCGACGTCAGGGAAGCAAACGCGACCAGATTGGCGGAAGACCCAGAATTGACAGTAAGCACATGCTTGCGCCCCAGAAAATCGCCAAGCCGCCGCTCGAACGCCGCATTAAACCGCCCCGTCGTAAGCCAGAAATCGAGTGCAGAATCGACCAGAGAAACCATATCCTCCCCACCGTACACCCGTCCCGAAACCGGAACCGGACTGCGCTCGGCATCAAATACACCCGGGGGATGAGCCAGCGCAGCATACTCTGCCGTAAGCCGCAATATCTCGGACCGCAGCACATCCGCTCTCGACCCGGAATTCTCCGATGAAGACATACGCAACCCCCTAAGTCAACCCCTCAATCAGCGCGGCATCGCGCGCTAACTGCACAAACAAAAAATTCGTCTCAACAGTATCATCCGCAATCGTTTCACAATACCGAAGCTGCCCTTCACCAACCGCCCAGCAGTCATAGCCGAGGGCTTTCGTCCATGCAATCACCTCGTTGGGATGATACCCAAACGCAGCCGACCACTTGCGGAGAAGCTCCAAAAAAAGCACCGGTCGATCACGCGCTATAACCCCAGCCCCTCCCTGCAATACCATCAACTCTGCACCTTCAACATCGCACTTCAAAAGATCGAGCGGAACCCCTGTATTGCCCGGCAGGGACTCGTCGAGCGTCGTCAGACGAACCGTCAACTTGCGGCTCATCTCCCCGGGATGCAACGCCCGCAGCGAGGCACCGACATGCCCCGTATCCCGCGGCAAAAAAATTTCGCCCTGACCCGGACGGGCGGCGAGACCCTGCGATATCACAGTTACGCGATCAGAAAACCCATTGAGCGCGATATTCGCCTTCAGCACCGCGGCTGTATCCCCCACCGGTTCATAGGCAATAACCCGTCCACCCCCCATTGCCATCTTAACCGAATACCAGCCGATATTCGCGCCCGCATCAACCGCGAGCGAAGCGCGCCTGGCGCACCGGTCAATCACGCGGCCAGCAAACCGTTCATAAGCCCCGTGATTGATCGCCTCGGAAACAGGCTCTCGAAGATTCTCGGGATTCCAGAAAAATCTCAACCCCGATTTGAGCTGAGCGATCAAACCCGTCTCACCGATCTGTATGGACGCGACCTCGCCCTTTGCCAAAAGCGGCGAATAGGCGCGCAAACGAAGATGGCAATCCCGCATCAACTCCCAGAACCTCTGCCGGTCGAGATCGCCCTGCTCATAAGATCGCCGCAGATCACAAAGCGCCTGGATGTCCAAATCCTTCATCGCAAAGCACCCAAAGACAAACTATCGATAGCGCGTCGAAATCCCGTCCCAATATCAATTGAGGGCCGCCATCCAAGCGACCTGAGTCGCCCGATATCTGGACACGACCGCTCGACCTTACTCGGCATATAGGGATCCCCTGCTTTCCGGACAGCGCGGATCACCTTCAAGCCCTTCTCGGGATAAAGCGCAGTCAGTATCTCCGCCAACTCTGCAATCGAAACTTCGCAATCGGGATTGCCGAGATTATATGCCGTTCCGGACTCACCGCACAACAAAACGCGAAAAAACCCCTCGGTTGCATCCCCCAAATAACAAAAAGACCGACTCGCCGTACCCGCGCTCAGAAGTTCAATATCCCGGCCCTGCACAACAGAAGCGGCAAAATCCGCGAACACGCGCCCATCGTCAAACCGCATACCCGGTCCATAAACATGAAAGGGCCGCACAATCGAAGCCGCAACCCCGAACTGCCGGTGATAGGCAATGCACAGCGCCTCGCCCAAACGCTTCGACTCGGCGTAACAATTGCGCGGATCAATCGGATCCAGCACACCCACATCGGACTCCCGCGTCGGAATCATAGTCTCCGGCAGATCGCCGTATATCTCCGACGAACTAAAAAACAAAAAACCCTTTGCACCGACATCTGCGGCGCGCTCGAGCAGGTATTCAGTACCCACCGTATTGGGCCCGATAGTACCGACCGGATCGTCCCGATAGTATTTGGGACTTGCCGGACTCGCCGCGTGAAAAATAAAATCAGGCCGAATATCAACGGGCAACCGCGCACAAACATCCTGCACCAGAAGCGTAAAATTGGGATCCTGCAAATGACGTCCAAATTTGGCCCGCACGCGATCTTCCGACCGCACCAGAGCAACAACCCGCGGCGGATCATTCCCCACGAGCGCCGGACAGTGCCGAAGCGCCATCACAACCTCGACGAGATAAGCGGGCAAAAAACCAGTCGCCCCCGTAATCAGCACCGAACACCCCGCCAAACGGCGCCACTCAATATCGGAAGATATAATCCGGGTTATATCGCCCGCAATAATGGGATCCGGGTGGATCCCTATACTGGAATCGCTAATATTCATAAGGCATTACTCGCGTTTCCATATAAGCGCAGACCTGTTCACGGGTCACGCCCCTCATATCCGCGCCCCTCAAGTGCGCCCTGTACCAATCAACCGTCATCTCCAAAGTCGTCGCCAGATCCAGCCGCGGGCACCAGTCCAACATCGTCATCGCCTTTGCACTATCGATAGACAACAACCGCGTCTCAGGCGGATAATCCCGACAGTCAACCCGGTACTGCGCCCCATTCCCCCACAACTGTGCCACAGCATTGACGACCTCTTGCACAGACCGCGCATTGCCCGGCAGCGGACCAAAATTAAACGCACCGGCCTGCCTCGCCTCGCCATTCAACAACCGCTCCGCCAGAGCGATATACCCACCGAGCGGCTCCAGCACATGCTGCCACGGGCGCACCGCCTGAGGGGCGCGAATCAACAACACCTCCCCCGCCCCAAAAGCGCGCACAGCATCGGGAATCAACCGATCTCGCGCCCAATCTCCACCGCCAATCACATTTCCCGCCCGCGCCGTAGCAATCAGCAAATCCCGCCTATCCCGTCCAGTAAAAGACCGTCGATAAGCATGCGTCAACAACTCGGCACACGCCTTGCTGCTGCTATATGGATCATCCCCCCCCAACCGATCATTTTCCCGATATCCCCAAACCCATTCCCTGCTCTCGTAACACTTATCCGTCGTCACCACAACCACCGCCCGCACACGCTCGCACGCGCGCGCCGCCTCCAGAACGTGTGCCGTACCCATAACATTCGTCGAATAAGTCCCAATGGGATCTGCATAGCCGCGTTGCACCAGCGGCTGAGCCGCAAGATGAAAAACGACCTCTGCTTTGCTGCGAGACAGGGCTTCGCGCAGCGCGGAAAGATCCCGAACATCGGCTATTGTACTATCGACAATGCGATCAATACCCGCAGCCGCAAACAAATTTGGCTCAGACTCCGGCAACAGACCATAACCAGAGACGCATGCCCCCACCTCGTGCAACCACAAACTCAGCCATCCGCCCTTGAACCCGGTATGCCCAGTCACAAAAACCCGCCTCCCCTGCCATACATTCATCAAACCGCCCCTTTCCAGGTCGCCCAGGGCGGATTCCCCCTGTCCCACAACCGTTCCAGACTGAGCTTGTCCCGAGGCGTATCCATGCAGTGCCAGAACCCATCGTGAAGATAGGCAGCCAATTCGCCTTCCGCGGTTAGGTGCTGCATAGGGAAGTGCTCCCACACAACGTCATCGCCGTCAATGAGATCGAAAACATCGGGAGACAGAACGAAAAATCCACCATTGACCCACCCGCCTTCCTCCGGTGGTTTCTCTTCAAAATGCGACACGAGATGCCCATCCAACTCTATTGTTCCAAAACGCGCGATAGGCCGCACAGCTGTAACCGTCGCCATTTTCCCGTGCGACAGGTGAAAATCAATCACCCGCCCAATATCCAGATCCGTAACCGCATCGCCATAAGTCATGCAAAAGGTCTCAGCCCCGATATAGTCGCGCACGCGCCCAATCCGACCCCCCGTCTGCGTTCTCTCCCCAGTATCGGCAAGCGTCACGCGCCATGGCTCCACCTGGTCTTTGCCGTAATCGACCTTGCCACTGGCAAGATCGACAAAAACATCGGAAACATAGCTGCGGTAATTGAGAAAATATTGCTTGATCACATCGCCCTTATATCCCAGGCACACAATAAAATCGGACACCCCGTGCTGCTGGTATATTTTCATAATATGCCAGAGCATAGGCTGCCCGCCAATTTCGACCATCGGCTTTGGCCTGGTCGTGGTTTCTTCCGCCAGGCGCGTACCCAGGCCACCTGCCAGAATAACTGCCTTCATCTTTAATCACTCCTATCGCCTATCAGTCGTTTGTCATTTATTTATCCGATAGCAAAACACAGTTACGTCACGTGTGACTTTAAATGAGAGATGAACGTAATTCAAGAAGAGACTGCCCTGGTGTTTAAAATGGTTTAATTAGGATTATATACCGTCCATAAACTATTATTATAGTTCTATTTTACTTATTAACAATATGTTAAAAAAAGGGCGTTATATTGCCCAAGGGACAATATAACGCCCTTTCCGAAATAATACAAGCCCTGTATTGAGTTGAAATAGCCGCTTTCAAACTGGATTGGCTCTACGAATACATCGCCACCCTCATTCCCGCGAAGAAAAATAGAGAATCGGCATTTTCTTGCTGGTATATGCTTGCATCAATCTTTTTTTAAGCGCTCTTTCCCGCTCAAAGTTGGCGATGTGATAGGCAATCTGCGGCCGCGTCCACTGCCATAGACTATCCTTGTCGGGATTGTTATCGCGTTTCTCGTTCCACCACTGCTCGGTCCACCCCGTCACACTATAGCTATAAGCCCCGATGAATTGCACTGTAACGGACCATATCAACAAAACACCAAACAGCACCCGCATTCGACCGTCGGCAACAACCCGCTCAATAACCGGAATCATCAACAGCGCAAAAAACGGAGCCGTATCCACAATAGACCGATAGCCATAGGTCGAGCCGCCCCACCAGTCGTACCACTTAGACGCCAGCAGGATCAGCAGCACAGTCGCCACTTGCAGGGGAATCAAAGGACGGTACCGCGGATCTCTCCACGCTATCACCGCGCCGACAAAGCCGAACAACAACACTGGCGAAAAGAAAATCAGCCCACGCGATGGACTGATAAAAAGCCCCGGCAGGCTTTCCCATATAGCGCTCTGCCAAAGATTGTCAGATCCCGTGGTCGCAAGCGCGATATTTTTTGACGTGACGGTCTGCCCAAACTCGAGAATATTACCAAAGTAGTAGCCATTGTACGCGGCAAGCATGACGGCGAAAGGCATCCCCCCGAGCACAAAGGCAACGAACCCGCGGCGATTCACCCACAACAAATATGCCCCCACGCAAACAACCACCACAGCACTCGTCGGACGGCACAAAACCGCCAGGCCGAGGGCGGCACCACAATAAACCGCATAATACTTTCGTTCTGGAATACCCAATAAAAAATAGGCACCAAGACTCAAAAAAAACGCATTCGACGGATGCTGCCAGAGCGCTTGACTGCTGATGGGCCACGCGCAACTCCCCAGCCCAAATGCCAGAGCCACCAGAAACGCTGGTATGGGCGCGACAAAATAGCGCGCCGAGAAAAAAATGAGCAACGTCGCGAGCGCAATCAGCAAAGAAGCTGTCAGGGCACCGCCGTGCCACCACCAGTACCGATCGGACTCAATATCGACAAAAAGATCGAGAACCACATATACCGGCAACCCAACAATTGCCGATCCAACACCAAAGGCATTGACATACACATCGGGCCGCGTGGTTTGGGCGAGATAGTAGTGCCCCCTGGCCTTCAGGTATCCCTTTTCATACAGGTCATTGACCTCTTGAGCCCAGGCGCTGACGGCGACGCTAAGCGGTTTCTCGCCCGGCTGTTCCAATTCCCAGAAGAAAGCACCCGGTGCATCTGGTGGGCCGAGCGAAAAGGCGTGTCGCTTTAGCAGATTCAGGCTGAGCAGCATATTGCCTTCCTGATCCCCACCGGGGAGAAAATCGCCATTGCTCACGTACGCACCGAAGCACCCGACAAACAGAAGAACGGGCAGAAAGTATTTCGACAAAGCCACTCTGCCCCCAGCCCGCGCGGTCGTCATTGCGTCTGGTCTTTCGCGGCGCGTCCTTCTCGTCTTCCTTCTTTTTGCCATTTCATCTCCTACAAATCACCTGCTCTCATTCACAAAGCGGATACCGCTATTGTCCGGGGGTTCTGGCGCATGGGGATTGATGCGCGCCATAATCTGATCCAAACCACCGACAACAATCGGATTGTACCCCGCCCATTGGCGGACCGGCGCATCATTCTCATCGCGGCACCAGATCTGGACAGTGCCAAATTGCTTCTCCACCGCATAGCCGGGAATGGCGAGATCGGCATTATCCGACACAATATGGCTGACCGATGCCCTGACCGTCTCCATATCCTTATTTATAATGCGCCCTGAAAACACATCGTAAAACGGAATCTCCCGGTGCAAATAATAGTAACCGGGCAGACTGTAATACGGTCGGTCAACCTGCCACACCCCCAGAACACCGGGCGCGCGGGCGAGGTAGCGAAACGCGGCAAAAATCGGATCCTGACCGCGGACAAACCCAACCTTCCCCGTCTCTTTGGAATAAGCGCGATAAACCTGATCCTGGGACGGCAGCGCATTCAGAACCCCACCTATCGAAACCGCCGCGAACAAAACACCCACCACTCCCCAAACGCGCGCATCCCCGCGTACCGCAAATCGCACCACCACATCTGCACCAATCAAAAGCCACAGCGGAACAACCGCAAAAACGAACCGGTACTCCTTGTGTGCCTGCACAGAATGAACCAGCACCACCAGAGCCACCATCGCCAGCAAAAACCCATAGCGCCGCAAATCCCGCAGTGCGACAACCACACACAGCGCACCCAACCCCACACTCGCCAGCAAAAGCCACCACAAAAACTGGTATCCCGAGGACTCGCCAGCGCGCCCCTGGTCAACCATGAGATTGAAACGGATATTCGTAATATAGGAATGAAACAAACCGCCATCCCACGTCATCGCATCGAACGCCCCCACCGCCAGCAGAAACACACCTGCAGCAATTGCGAGATAAACCTTCTTCTCCGTCCTCAAAAAAAACACACCCAAAAGCAACAACGCAATCGGCGCGTACTGCAACCGCACCGCCGCAGCCAGCACCGCTATGAGCGCCACCAGCCAGACCGTCCCCACCCTGTGTACCGACGACCGCACACACAGCACCAGCAACACCATCAACAGCGCAGCAGCCACAAACTCCGTCATCGGCTTGTGGGCAAACCCCGCCAACTCATACCAGAACGCGCCAGCCAATAGCGCGACCCGCGCCGATGACTCCCCAAAATGCCGCCGCGCAAAAAAATACATCCCCACCGGAATCAGCAGGGAAACCGCACAAAACATCAGCTTGACACCGCCCACATACCAGAACGGCTCACCAAGCCCCACCAGATCAAACCCCTTCAACACCCCGGCAACCATACCGGGCACCAGCCATGCACGCGCCCCGTAAAAAAACTCCCAATAAGTAACCCCACTGCCAAAAACCAGACGATGCGCTGGCTCCAAATACTGCATCACCTCGTCCGGGTGCAGAACAAAATCGCCACACAGCGCAATCGCCGCACGCACCGCGAATGCCAAAACAAGCACCGGCAACAAAAACTTCCACGGACGCTCATCGGGCGACTGCAAATGCAACAAACGATCCACCAAAGAAACTGGCGACCGCTGCCGATCCCCGCGTGGATCGCGGCGGCGCGTCCTCCTTGTCTTCCTTCTTTTTGCCATTTTCATTCTCAGTTCTTTTTTTACCGCGATAAAAAAACACGGGGACCGTCCCCTACAACGGCATACCGCGATGACATCTTAAAGGCAAAAACAATCAGAATGAACAGAAAGGGCAATTTTGTCTTGACAACGATTGATGATTTATAAATAGTATCTATAGATACAATGGCGTCTAAATGGAGAAAGGGCGCGTATTGGACAAACAACACGCGACCTCTAATCGCAATTTGCCTGAGAGCGGTCATCGGGCAAGGCGCAAAACAAAGTGAGGATATATTATATGTATAAGAACTTAACAATTGTCGGACTCATTGGACTCTTTTTCGCGGGTCCAGTCTCTGCTAATTCTCATACAGATCCCGACTTTAACGACGATGGGATCGTCAATTCATCAGACTATGCGCTGTTTTTGTCTCATTGGGGGGAGCAAACAGATGACCCAAATTGGGATGCGAAGTTCGATTTGAACAGTGATGGGATCATCAACTCAACGGACTACGCGCTCTTCCTTGCCAATTGGGGCAAAACATTTCCAGTCACGCCCCAGAACGCGCGCGATGTACTGGTGGCACTTTATAATGCAACGGGTGGAACCAATTGGACGACTAAAACCAATTGGCTCAGTAACAACGACATCTCCACATGGCATGGCGTCAGCGTTTCCAACGGGAAGGTTACGGGCCTGGATCTCAGTCTGAATAATCTGATGGGGACGATTCCCGCGGCATTGGGCAACTTGAACAACCTGGAGAACTTGAATCTTACAGGTAATCAGTTAAACGGTGCGATTCCCACGGCATTGGGCAACTTGAACAACCTGGAGAACCTGAATCTTAGCTTCAATCAGCTAAGTGGCGAAATTCCAGCAACACTGGGCAACCTCTCCAATCTCGAAGTCATGTGGCTTGTCAGCAATCAGTTAAGCGGTGCGCTTCCAGCAACACTGGGCAACCTCTCCAATCTCGAAGTCGTGATTTTAAACATTAATCAGTTAAGTGGTGAGCTTCCCCAGAGCCTGACCAGACTGACAAACCTGATGACTTTTTCCTTTGGGAACAACAGGGGCCTGTGTGCGCCATCTGGTATTCAGACATGGCTACAGGGCATTGCAGACGCCGCTGGCCCGAATTGTGAATAGAAAACGCACGGGACGGCACAGAGACCGTCCCGCACAATATTATTATAACGCAATCACTTCTCAATACTGTGTTCAAGCCTGCCGATCTCGTCGCGCAGCCTGGCGGCTTCTTCGTACTCTTCCAGCGCGACCGCCTCTTGCAAACGCGCCTTGAGCGCATCCACCTGTTGCGTCACCCCCTCTTCGGCGGGTTCATCCTCTGTGGCAGACCTCACAAAAGCCGCAATATTCTCACCGTCTTCCATGGGCACATCTTGCGCCTCAACCGACAGCCCCGCCTCTGCAATCACCTGATCCGCCACAAAAACCGGGGCATCGACGCGCAGCGCCAGTGCCAGCGCATCGCTCGGGCGCGAATCAATAACAATCGACTCCCCATCGCGCACAATTGTAATCTCGGCAAAAAACGTCTCGTCCCTCAGCGCACTGACCACCACCTGCTCAACGCGTACATCGAACCCCTCCATAATCGCACACAACAAATCGTACGCAATGGGACGCGGCGGCGGCTCATCGTGAAGCACCAGAGAAATCGCAACCGCCTCAAAATTGCCAATCGCAATCGGCAAAAAAACCGTCTGGTCCTTATCCTTTAACCAGACCAGCGGATGACTGCTATTGGGTTCGAGCTGCACGGCAATCACTTCCATTTCTGTCATGCGAGAGTTCCTTCCGGTAAAGCAACCACAGATGAACACAGATAAACACGGATAAAAGGCTAAAACAATATAGAAGGATACAAAGACAAAAAGCAAGCGGAATCAGGATGTACAGGATGGAAGGATGAACAGGATGAAAATCAAAACCACAAACAAAACCATAGCCACCCTTCACCGTGAACTGGTCTGAGAAACGACCAGTTGTACCCCGTTCCCTACTTCTCCCTTCTCTTGACAGCCTGCGCGTCGCATTGTATCATTTTAAAGAAGCATTCACGCAACCCATAACCTCAGGAGAATCCCTATGTCCTCCCCCTGCTGCGGTGCGAGCAGACCTGCCTCATCCAAAAAAAGAAAAACGCGCAAACAAAAAAACAGGCGCAGAAGTGATACAACCCTCAAAAACATGGTCCGCCTATCGGGCGGCACCTTTCTCATGGGCACAGACAGCACCGAAGGCTTTGCAGAAGACGGCGAAGGACCCGTGCGCGAAGTCACAGTCGATCCCTTTTACCTCGACTTGTGCGCCGTCACCAACACCGACTTTGCCAAATTCGTCCGCGCAACCGCGTACAAAACCGAAGCCGAACGCTTTGGCTGGTCCTTTGTCTTCCACCTCTTTGTCCCCCCCAGCACGGCCTCGCACATCTCGCAAACCGTCGTCGATACCCCCTGGTGGTTTGCTGTTGACGGCGCCTGCTGGCACCGCCCCGAAGGACCCGGCACAAACATCAACAAC
This portion of the Gemmatimonadota bacterium genome encodes:
- a CDS encoding DUF151 domain-containing protein, producing the protein MTEMEVIAVQLEPNSSHPLVWLKDKDQTVFLPIAIGNFEAVAISLVLHDEPPPRPIAYDLLCAIMEGFDVRVEQVVVSALRDETFFAEITIVRDGESIVIDSRPSDALALALRVDAPVFVADQVIAEAGLSVEAQDVPMEDGENIAAFVRSATEDEPAEEGVTQQVDALKARLQEAVALEEYEEAARLRDEIGRLEHSIEK
- the rfbF gene encoding glucose-1-phosphate cytidylyltransferase, with translation MKAVILAGGLGTRLAEETTTRPKPMVEIGGQPMLWHIMKIYQQHGVSDFIVCLGYKGDVIKQYFLNYRSYVSDVFVDLASGKVDYGKDQVEPWRVTLADTGERTQTGGRIGRVRDYIGAETFCMTYGDAVTDLDIGRVIDFHLSHGKMATVTAVRPIARFGTIELDGHLVSHFEEKPPEEGGWVNGGFFVLSPDVFDLIDGDDVVWEHFPMQHLTAEGELAAYLHDGFWHCMDTPRDKLSLERLWDRGNPPWATWKGAV
- a CDS encoding dockerin type I domain-containing protein, producing MYKNLTIVGLIGLFFAGPVSANSHTDPDFNDDGIVNSSDYALFLSHWGEQTDDPNWDAKFDLNSDGIINSTDYALFLANWGKTFPVTPQNARDVLVALYNATGGTNWTTKTNWLSNNDISTWHGVSVSNGKVTGLDLSLNNLMGTIPAALGNLNNLENLNLTGNQLNGAIPTALGNLNNLENLNLSFNQLSGEIPATLGNLSNLEVMWLVSNQLSGALPATLGNLSNLEVVILNINQLSGELPQSLTRLTNLMTFSFGNNRGLCAPSGIQTWLQGIADAAGPNCE
- a CDS encoding FkbM family methyltransferase, giving the protein MKDLDIQALCDLRRSYEQGDLDRQRFWELMRDCHLRLRAYSPLLAKGEVASIQIGETGLIAQLKSGLRFFWNPENLREPVSEAINHGAYERFAGRVIDRCARRASLAVDAGANIGWYSVKMAMGGGRVIAYEPVGDTAAVLKANIALNGFSDRVTVISQGLAARPGQGEIFLPRDTGHVGASLRALHPGEMSRKLTVRLTTLDESLPGNTGVPLDLLKCDVEGAELMVLQGGAGVIARDRPVLFLELLRKWSAAFGYHPNEVIAWTKALGYDCWAVGEGQLRYCETIADDTVETNFLFVQLARDAALIEGLT
- a CDS encoding NAD-dependent epimerase/dehydratase family protein, translating into MNISDSSIGIHPDPIIAGDITRIISSDIEWRRLAGCSVLITGATGFLPAYLVEVVMALRHCPALVGNDPPRVVALVRSEDRVRAKFGRHLQDPNFTLLVQDVCARLPVDIRPDFIFHAASPASPKYYRDDPVGTIGPNTVGTEYLLERAADVGAKGFLFFSSSEIYGDLPETMIPTRESDVGVLDPIDPRNCYAESKRLGEALCIAYHRQFGVAASIVRPFHVYGPGMRFDDGRVFADFAASVVQGRDIELLSAGTASRSFCYLGDATEGFFRVLLCGESGTAYNLGNPDCEVSIAELAEILTALYPEKGLKVIRAVRKAGDPYMPSKVERSCPDIGRLRSLGWRPSIDIGTGFRRAIDSLSLGALR
- the rfbG gene encoding CDP-glucose 4,6-dehydratase; this encodes MNVWQGRRVFVTGHTGFKGGWLSLWLHEVGACVSGYGLLPESEPNLFAAAGIDRIVDSTIADVRDLSALREALSRSKAEVVFHLAAQPLVQRGYADPIGTYSTNVMGTAHVLEAARACERVRAVVVVTTDKCYESREWVWGYRENDRLGGDDPYSSSKACAELLTHAYRRSFTGRDRRDLLIATARAGNVIGGGDWARDRLIPDAVRAFGAGEVLLIRAPQAVRPWQHVLEPLGGYIALAERLLNGEARQAGAFNFGPLPGNARSVQEVVNAVAQLWGNGAQYRVDCRDYPPETRLLSIDSAKAMTMLDWCPRLDLATTLEMTVDWYRAHLRGADMRGVTREQVCAYMETRVMPYEY
- a CDS encoding glycosyltransferase family 2 protein — protein: MTARKKIGIVTPCYNEEETVAECHATVKALFAGPLSDYDYEHLFCDNCSTDATLERLRAIAGADSNVRVIANSRNFGAFRNLFNGTMAVGGDAVVPFLPADLQDPPDLLPTFVQHWEDGYKVVYGIRANREESWPMRTMRRWFYRLVNHWSPFEIPQNAGEFQLIDRVVVENLRAFDDHFPYLRGMIAYCGFDSIGVSYTWKKRGRGLSKSSASSLIEDGLNGLISFSMMPIRIALFAGFALASLSILVALIMLIINLIYYRELAPPGIPLLTVSLFFFAGFQLFFMGLLGEYILAIHSQVRRRPLVIERERVNFLDNPQREQEV
- the rfbH gene encoding lipopolysaccharide biosynthesis protein RfbH, encoding MSSSENSGSRADVLRSEILRLTAEYAALAHPPGVFDAERSPVPVSGRVYGGEDMVSLVDSALDFWLTTGRFNAAFERRLGDFLGRKHVLTVNSGSSANLVAFASLTSHLLRDRALRAGDEVITCATGFPTTVNPIMLYGMVPVFVDVDIPTYNIDPSGLEEAVTDKTRAIVLAHTLGNPFDLGRVMEVADRHDLFVIEDCCDALGARYDGRLVGTFGAIGTLSFYPAHHITMGEGGAVFTNRAILRRAMESIRDWGRDCFCAPGMDNTCGRRFDWQLGNLPYGFDHKYIYSHLGFNLKITDMQAAVGVAQLSHLDGFLEKRQHNAERLLRGLAEFQDCFILPEATPGSEPSWFGLPLTVRDGASFSRDELVRHLNARRIGTRFLFGGNLVHQPYMRGREYRVVGDLGNADVVMDRTFWVGVYPGLDDAHIDYMLEVIADFVRV